A region from the Streptosporangium sp. NBC_01756 genome encodes:
- a CDS encoding SDR family NAD(P)-dependent oxidoreductase, with translation MKTYVITGGTDGIGAALARTLFSRGDRAVIVGTNPKKGERLVAEAASAPGSAVFIKADLSLVANTLRTVDILAEAYPAIDGVVLCARFMRSHRSVTAEGFESNFALFYLSRLLLSYGLLGPLEKVGRPVIVNVAGPGHDTPVAWNDLQSIRQYDLVHAMFMTGRLNDLLGVTFAERHGGGPVRYVLFHPGTTATSYAGEFDPQTAAYLQRQRMMAKPATDVVAPLVRLLDDPPASPLTAFNLFTELKLHAGLFSAKDAERLSLLTEELLAGLAG, from the coding sequence ATGAAGACCTATGTGATCACCGGTGGCACCGACGGCATCGGTGCGGCACTGGCCCGCACGTTGTTCTCCCGGGGCGACAGGGCCGTGATAGTCGGGACCAACCCGAAGAAGGGCGAACGACTGGTGGCTGAGGCCGCTTCGGCGCCGGGAAGCGCGGTGTTCATCAAGGCTGACCTCAGCCTGGTCGCGAACACCCTCCGCACAGTCGACATACTCGCCGAGGCATACCCGGCCATCGATGGCGTGGTGCTGTGCGCGCGGTTCATGCGGTCCCACCGGTCGGTGACCGCCGAGGGATTTGAGAGCAACTTCGCACTGTTCTATCTCAGCCGCCTGCTCTTGAGTTACGGGCTGCTCGGCCCGCTGGAGAAGGTGGGCCGGCCGGTGATCGTGAACGTCGCCGGCCCCGGCCACGACACGCCGGTGGCCTGGAACGACCTGCAGAGCATCCGGCAGTACGACCTGGTGCACGCGATGTTCATGACCGGACGCCTGAACGATCTGCTCGGTGTGACCTTCGCCGAGCGGCACGGCGGGGGTCCGGTACGGTACGTGCTCTTCCACCCTGGCACTACGGCGACCAGCTACGCGGGGGAGTTCGATCCGCAGACTGCGGCCTACCTCCAGCGGCAGCGGATGATGGCCAAACCTGCGACCGACGTGGTCGCGCCGCTCGTGCGGCTGCTCGACGATCCGCCTGCGTCACCGTTGACCGCGTTCAACCTGTTCACCGAGCTGAAGCTGCATGCCGGGCTGTTCTCCGCGAAGGACGCGGAACGATTGTCCCTCCTCACCGAGGAGTTGCTCGCCGGGCTCGCCGGGTAA
- a CDS encoding TetR/AcrR family transcriptional regulator: protein MSGAVAARGRIDKRQAILDAAFTVFARAGYAQAGVDLIAAEAGVAKATVYSHFGDKENLLREAISASADQALADNLAAVDRLTDCDTDLRATLEGVGLRLLQCYCDDRSWALRRLLSAEINQFPDLLDIIHTRAADRITETMADRLARLTVAGHLHTPDPLLAAEQFFALLCGPMDKRARLGTRHVPNTERRALSRAAVHTFLQAFASKPTEIT from the coding sequence ATGAGTGGAGCCGTCGCGGCGCGTGGCCGGATCGACAAACGGCAGGCGATCCTGGACGCCGCATTCACGGTTTTCGCCCGGGCGGGCTACGCCCAGGCCGGGGTGGACCTGATCGCGGCTGAGGCGGGAGTGGCCAAGGCCACCGTGTACAGCCACTTCGGCGACAAGGAGAACCTACTCCGCGAGGCCATCTCCGCCTCTGCCGACCAGGCACTGGCCGACAACCTGGCCGCGGTCGACCGGCTCACCGACTGCGACACCGACCTTCGCGCAACCCTGGAAGGTGTCGGCCTGCGCCTGCTCCAGTGCTACTGCGACGACCGATCCTGGGCGCTACGCCGGCTGCTCTCCGCCGAGATCAACCAGTTCCCCGACCTGCTCGACATCATCCACACCCGGGCGGCTGACCGCATCACCGAAACCATGGCCGACCGACTCGCGCGCCTCACCGTCGCCGGACACCTGCATACCCCGGATCCACTCCTGGCCGCCGAACAATTCTTCGCCCTGCTATGCGGCCCGATGGACAAACGAGCACGCCTCGGCACCCGGCACGTCCCCAACACCGAACGGCGCGCCCTCTCGCGCGCCGCGGTCCACACCTTCCTGCAGGCATTCGCCTCGAAACCAACTGAAATCACCTAA
- a CDS encoding pyridoxamine 5'-phosphate oxidase family protein: MRETPEDLKELQALLDASLSRSTSHLRSIINTERTLTAEQLTQVLTGMCTLALSTVTAKGEPRISGVDGHFLHGKWHFGTARGAAKARHLAARPAVSAAHMRGEDLGVFTHGTVEILNPQHGERAADWPDLLAYFKDFYGDDSFDWDNDVVYYRLQPHWMTVYAPDVDKLTAASRS, translated from the coding sequence ATGCGCGAAACACCAGAAGATCTCAAAGAGCTTCAAGCTCTCCTCGACGCCTCGCTCTCCCGCTCCACCTCGCACCTCCGCTCGATCATCAACACCGAGCGCACACTGACCGCGGAGCAACTCACCCAGGTCCTGACCGGCATGTGCACCCTCGCACTGTCTACCGTGACGGCGAAGGGCGAGCCGCGGATCAGCGGTGTGGACGGGCATTTCCTGCACGGAAAGTGGCACTTCGGCACGGCACGCGGCGCCGCCAAGGCCCGCCATCTCGCCGCCCGCCCCGCCGTCAGCGCCGCGCACATGCGCGGGGAGGACCTGGGCGTGTTCACACACGGCACGGTGGAGATCCTCAACCCCCAGCACGGCGAACGGGCCGCAGACTGGCCGGACCTGCTCGCCTACTTCAAGGACTTCTACGGCGACGACTCCTTCGACTGGGACAACGACGTGGTCTATTACCGGCTGCAACCGCACTGGATGACCGTCTACGCCCCCGACGTCGACAAGCTCACCGCGGCGTCCCGGTCCTGA
- a CDS encoding YncE family protein, translated as MRHPLVRRIAAHCAAAGLLTGLLTVAAPAASAADTTTDLGVTFDSYTADLVVGGGRVFVSADDRIIVADTGGNLTGGVIGLTGVRELAMNADDTRLYAALTGSNEVAEIDTASLAVTRRIDLSAHPCPSTLALLGERLWVGHGCDNGPGGVVGLDLSAATPAPVAVGGEHLRAPVLAAAGDTLVVGQTSLHHADMLVYDVGGGTPELRGTIDGEEWRMDYLRDLALTSDGTTLFSAADTPGHFTRYDTRTLAATGAYGDGWDGYPSAVALGSGGSYVAAGRQWGSTDLTLYDAATGAAMFAADQPDAELLPDGVAFSGPDVFALLRSSANRLLLWRVTGVALPTSNLTVTAPARAYVGSPVTVEGRLTRTDGKALGLKPLAVTRRLLDGTKEPIAGVTTQKNGAFTFEDTPPDIGEVTYLVFWDGDDHYRRSSASVTVTVRHRSTLTMDGPQSGVVGTAMVLTGVLTAGGKPPSPGATLTVQRSVYVDNVSDGSVKLPPVSVNADGTYTFTDTPAIAGRYSYLALWSGEATAGPAKATHQIMVE; from the coding sequence TTGCGCCACCCACTGGTTCGCCGAATAGCCGCTCACTGCGCCGCCGCCGGCCTGCTCACCGGCCTGCTCACCGTCGCGGCCCCCGCCGCCTCGGCGGCCGACACCACGACCGATCTCGGGGTGACCTTCGACTCCTACACCGCCGACCTGGTCGTCGGCGGCGGCCGGGTGTTCGTCTCCGCCGACGACCGGATCATCGTGGCCGACACCGGCGGAAACCTCACCGGCGGCGTCATCGGCCTGACCGGCGTCCGCGAGCTGGCCATGAACGCGGACGACACCCGCCTGTACGCGGCGCTCACCGGCTCGAACGAGGTGGCCGAGATCGACACCGCGAGCCTCGCCGTCACCCGGCGGATCGACCTGTCGGCCCACCCGTGCCCGTCCACCCTGGCATTGCTGGGTGAGCGGCTGTGGGTGGGGCACGGGTGCGACAACGGCCCTGGCGGCGTCGTCGGCCTGGATCTGAGCGCGGCCACACCGGCGCCGGTGGCGGTCGGGGGCGAGCACCTGCGAGCTCCCGTGCTCGCAGCCGCCGGCGACACGCTCGTGGTCGGCCAGACCAGCCTGCACCACGCCGACATGCTGGTCTACGACGTCGGCGGCGGCACCCCGGAGCTGCGCGGCACGATCGACGGCGAGGAGTGGCGCATGGACTACCTGCGCGACCTCGCCCTGACCTCCGACGGCACCACCCTGTTCTCCGCGGCCGACACCCCCGGTCACTTCACCAGGTACGACACCAGGACCCTGGCGGCGACCGGCGCCTACGGCGACGGTTGGGACGGGTATCCGTCGGCCGTGGCGCTCGGCTCGGGCGGCTCCTACGTCGCCGCGGGACGCCAGTGGGGCAGCACCGACCTCACGCTCTACGACGCCGCGACCGGCGCGGCGATGTTCGCGGCCGACCAGCCGGACGCCGAACTGCTCCCGGACGGCGTCGCGTTCTCCGGCCCGGACGTCTTCGCGCTGCTACGGAGCTCCGCGAACCGGCTGCTGCTGTGGCGGGTGACGGGCGTCGCGCTGCCGACATCCAATCTGACGGTGACGGCCCCGGCGCGCGCGTATGTCGGCTCGCCGGTCACCGTCGAGGGGCGGCTCACCCGCACCGACGGCAAGGCGCTCGGGCTCAAGCCGCTCGCGGTGACCCGGCGCCTGCTCGACGGGACGAAAGAGCCGATCGCCGGCGTGACGACGCAGAAGAACGGCGCGTTCACTTTCGAGGACACGCCGCCGGACATCGGTGAGGTGACCTACTTGGTGTTCTGGGACGGCGACGACCACTACCGCCGAAGCAGCGCCTCCGTCACCGTGACGGTCAGGCACAGATCCACCCTCACCATGGACGGGCCGCAGTCAGGCGTCGTCGGCACGGCCATGGTGCTGACCGGCGTGCTGACGGCGGGTGGCAAGCCGCCTTCGCCGGGGGCCACGCTCACCGTGCAGCGCAGCGTGTACGTCGACAACGTCAGCGATGGAAGCGTCAAGCTGCCGCCGGTGAGCGTGAACGCCGACGGCACATACACGTTCACCGACACGCCCGCCATCGCCGGCAGGTACAGCTACCTCGCGTTGTGGTCAGGGGAGGCCACGGCCGGGCCGGCCAAGGCCACCCATCAGATCATGGTCGAGTGA
- a CDS encoding RICIN domain-containing protein — MRSGPVSGRPAWARPRWSRRSQGTTSRWRWAGTGRIVNPSSGRCLDATGVSFANGTRLQIWDCGSGANQRWTRG; from the coding sequence GTGCGTTCCGGGCCAGTTTCCGGACGACCGGCGTGGGCACGTCCGAGGTGGTCTCGCCGTAGTCAAGGCACAACGAGCCGATGGCGCTGGGCCGGCACCGGCCGGATCGTCAACCCGTCGTCCGGCAGGTGCCTCGACGCGACCGGCGTCAGCTTCGCCAACGGCACCCGGCTGCAGATCTGGGACTGCGGCAGCGGGGCCAACCAGCGCTGGACGCGCGGCTGA
- a CDS encoding TetR/AcrR family transcriptional regulator, translated as MTGRRRWSTEEILDTAAELLRTSDAESFSVRKLAAALGTDSSSLYRHFRNKTELLRAVADRILLAAMDGYRPEGDWKQRVTALALRLREAFGEQPQLAAAWGRYASGGTGSRLVMEELLQALRASGLPDEEVPVRYHRIVILLAALIASEAGIGTVTPKEYEQGMELFRVAVLGADPELFPALAHFARDIRPLGADRRAAFEEILAAQLAHIEARIP; from the coding sequence ATGACTGGCCGAAGGCGATGGTCGACCGAGGAGATCCTGGACACGGCGGCGGAACTGCTGCGCACGAGCGACGCCGAGTCGTTCAGCGTGCGCAAACTCGCCGCAGCGCTCGGGACCGACTCCTCCAGCCTCTACCGGCACTTCCGTAACAAGACCGAACTGCTGCGCGCGGTTGCCGACCGGATCCTGCTGGCCGCCATGGACGGCTACCGCCCCGAGGGCGACTGGAAGCAGCGCGTCACCGCCCTGGCCCTGCGCCTGCGCGAGGCCTTCGGTGAGCAACCCCAACTCGCCGCGGCGTGGGGACGCTATGCGTCCGGCGGCACCGGATCCCGTTTGGTCATGGAGGAGTTGCTGCAGGCCCTGCGCGCGTCCGGCCTGCCCGACGAGGAGGTCCCGGTGCGATACCACCGCATCGTGATCCTCCTCGCCGCGCTGATCGCCTCCGAGGCCGGGATCGGCACCGTCACCCCCAAGGAGTACGAACAGGGCATGGAGCTGTTCCGCGTCGCGGTGCTCGGCGCCGACCCCGAGCTCTTCCCCGCCCTGGCCCACTTCGCCCGCGACATCCGCCCCCTCGGAGCAGACCGCCGCGCCGCGTTCGAGGAGATCCTCGCCGCCCAACTCGCCCACATCGAGGCCCGGATCCCCTGA
- a CDS encoding alpha/beta hydrolase, whose amino-acid sequence MSEITTATRPPEPDFSVITTEELLAYRDAENRFRASSAMRAITGEPDPGAAIDWQQIALPGRDLPVRVYRPALSGDGEAAARTDLPLVVHVHGGSFVGTAVQCDWTNSHLAARLPALVVSVEHRLLAPDSPLANAADDGWDVLDHVVRHAVQWGVDPARTAVVGESCGALISALTAIRAREAGLELKAQVLVNPAVDVTETMFDYPSMVEYAYSPTRALPQLRLFQRLAVPPGTDTRAFSPLYADNLSGLAPALVVVPTQDAVADHGRRYAERLHAAGTSVRHSEYPGARHAFLAMPGVEPQAEAAQAEILAFLRTALAR is encoded by the coding sequence ATGAGCGAGATCACTACCGCGACGCGGCCGCCGGAGCCGGACTTCTCGGTGATAACGACCGAGGAACTGCTCGCCTACCGCGACGCGGAGAACCGCTTCCGGGCCTCCAGCGCGATGCGGGCGATCACCGGGGAGCCGGACCCCGGCGCCGCGATCGACTGGCAGCAGATCGCACTGCCCGGCCGCGACCTACCGGTCCGGGTGTACCGGCCGGCCTTGTCGGGCGACGGCGAGGCCGCCGCCCGGACGGACCTGCCACTCGTGGTCCATGTCCACGGAGGCAGCTTCGTGGGCACGGCGGTGCAGTGCGACTGGACCAACAGCCACCTCGCCGCCCGATTGCCCGCCCTCGTCGTCTCGGTCGAGCACCGCCTCCTCGCCCCGGACAGCCCGCTCGCGAACGCGGCCGACGACGGCTGGGACGTGCTCGACCACGTGGTGCGGCACGCCGTGCAGTGGGGCGTCGACCCGGCGCGCACGGCCGTCGTCGGCGAGAGCTGCGGCGCGCTGATCAGCGCCCTGACGGCCATCCGGGCCCGGGAGGCCGGCCTGGAGCTCAAGGCGCAGGTGCTGGTCAACCCCGCAGTCGACGTGACCGAGACGATGTTCGACTACCCGTCGATGGTCGAGTACGCATACAGCCCGACCCGCGCCCTGCCGCAACTGCGGCTCTTCCAGCGGCTCGCCGTCCCGCCGGGAACCGACACCCGCGCATTCTCACCGCTGTACGCCGACAACCTGAGCGGACTCGCCCCCGCGCTCGTGGTGGTGCCCACCCAGGACGCGGTCGCCGATCACGGCCGCCGCTACGCCGAGCGGCTCCACGCGGCCGGGACCTCTGTGCGGCATTCCGAATACCCGGGCGCGAGGCACGCGTTCCTCGCCATGCCCGGCGTGGAACCGCAGGCCGAGGCTGCCCAAGCGGAGATCCTCGCGTTCCTCCGTACGGCTCTGGCGCGGTGA
- a CDS encoding aminoglycoside N(3)-acetyltransferase, translating to MTEPRTGELTSTDLVEGWRKVGVREGMSVIVHSSLSSIGRVDGGAATVIGSLRTILGPAGTLVAPTFTWQVTDPDPDHVGVPDAAVIERRAAVPTFHPDLPSTGMGAVPELLRSLPESVRSSHPQASVAALGAQAADIVRRQTLGFAVGRTSPFGRLNDLGGHILLVGVGHDRNTFLHHAETLTPNPRLKTRRFPRDLDGERVWVETLDVGNDNGRYFPAIGREFEEQTGIEEVLVGDAPCRLIPVQPLVSFAVRRLTELLGADQQHR from the coding sequence ATGACCGAGCCGCGAACCGGCGAGCTGACCAGCACCGACCTGGTAGAGGGATGGCGCAAAGTCGGAGTCCGGGAGGGCATGTCCGTGATCGTGCACTCGTCTCTGTCCAGCATCGGCCGCGTCGACGGCGGAGCCGCCACCGTGATCGGCAGTCTGCGCACCATACTCGGCCCGGCCGGAACGCTCGTTGCTCCCACCTTCACCTGGCAGGTCACCGATCCCGACCCCGATCACGTAGGTGTCCCCGACGCCGCGGTGATCGAACGGCGCGCGGCCGTACCCACCTTTCATCCCGACCTGCCGTCCACCGGCATGGGCGCCGTCCCCGAACTCCTGCGTTCCTTGCCCGAGAGCGTGCGTAGCTCGCATCCGCAGGCGTCCGTCGCCGCCCTTGGCGCTCAGGCAGCCGACATCGTTCGCCGTCAAACGCTCGGATTCGCGGTCGGCCGCACGTCGCCGTTCGGCCGTCTGAACGACCTCGGGGGCCACATCCTCCTCGTGGGGGTCGGCCACGACCGCAACACCTTCCTGCACCACGCCGAAACACTCACACCCAACCCGCGCCTGAAGACCCGTCGCTTCCCACGGGACCTCGACGGCGAGCGGGTGTGGGTCGAGACGCTCGACGTCGGCAACGACAACGGGAGGTACTTCCCCGCCATCGGCCGCGAATTCGAGGAGCAGACCGGCATCGAGGAGGTCCTGGTCGGCGACGCCCCATGTCGGTTGATCCCGGTGCAGCCGCTGGTCTCCTTCGCGGTTCGCCGTCTCACCGAACTACTCGGCGCCGACCAACAGCACCGATAG
- a CDS encoding NAD(P)-binding domain-containing protein, with translation MEEDTVQHIGIIGVGEIGRAIVEGLRNEGGASPDVFLSPRGARTAAELSERYEGVHVCADNQEVVDRSELVIIAVRRQDHHEALAGLKVDDDKTVVNLMAGVAADDLRRTLATSAPIIRAIPLPAVRERRSVTVTCPSHPMVDSLFEQLGGALPVADEAAFNVFSALTGTLTAHYAYLATLTSWAIGHGIASDTADQYVRGLFQNVGRSLGDETRPLHQLAADHETPKGNNERIRTTWFDAANAAALEKALDGLLADLK, from the coding sequence ATGGAGGAAGACACAGTGCAGCACATCGGCATCATCGGAGTGGGCGAGATCGGCCGGGCCATCGTCGAGGGCCTGCGCAACGAGGGCGGTGCGTCGCCGGACGTCTTCCTCTCCCCCCGGGGGGCCCGCACCGCCGCCGAACTGTCCGAGCGCTACGAGGGCGTCCATGTGTGCGCCGACAACCAGGAGGTGGTGGACCGCTCCGAGCTCGTGATCATCGCCGTGCGCCGCCAGGACCACCACGAGGCACTCGCCGGGCTGAAGGTGGACGACGACAAGACCGTGGTCAACCTGATGGCCGGCGTCGCCGCCGACGATCTGCGCCGGACCCTCGCCACCAGCGCCCCGATCATCCGGGCCATCCCGCTGCCCGCGGTGCGCGAGCGCCGCTCCGTCACCGTGACCTGCCCCTCGCACCCCATGGTGGACTCTCTCTTCGAGCAGCTGGGCGGAGCGCTCCCCGTCGCGGACGAGGCCGCCTTCAACGTCTTCTCCGCACTGACCGGGACGCTCACCGCCCACTACGCCTACCTCGCCACGCTCACCTCGTGGGCCATCGGCCACGGCATCGCCTCCGACACCGCCGACCAGTATGTGCGTGGCCTCTTCCAGAACGTCGGCCGCTCCCTGGGCGACGAGACCCGCCCGCTGCACCAACTCGCCGCCGACCACGAGACGCCCAAGGGGAACAACGAGCGCATCCGCACCACCTGGTTCGATGCGGCCAACGCCGCGGCCCTCGAGAAAGCCCTGGATGGCCTCCTCGCCGATCTGAAGTAA
- a CDS encoding MerR family transcriptional regulator — protein sequence MLTIGELASYAGVTVRAVRHYHAKGLLPEPERDRSGYRRYDAGAVVELIKIRTLAEAGVPLARVRELLRAGEEEFAAAVADIDRRLQAEIRERQRHRERIARLTSGDSLALPPEVVEYLNRLRALGVDERIVQAERDGWIPLAAHSPARVPEWMARKREQIDDPRLVDFYLTLSQALDRSDDDPRLVELADKLAAYITRMADERGEDYVDDTDIESPLVKLMDTLAFDTVPPARRLIELLKRRGWTGWTKLERVDPTPGAAPR from the coding sequence ATGCTGACCATCGGCGAGCTGGCGTCGTACGCCGGAGTGACGGTACGCGCGGTGCGGCACTACCACGCCAAGGGGCTGCTGCCGGAGCCCGAGCGGGACCGTTCTGGCTACCGCAGATACGACGCCGGCGCCGTGGTCGAGCTGATCAAGATCCGGACCCTTGCCGAGGCCGGGGTCCCGCTGGCGCGGGTGCGGGAGCTGCTGCGGGCCGGTGAGGAGGAGTTCGCTGCGGCGGTCGCGGACATCGACAGGCGGCTGCAGGCGGAGATCCGGGAGCGGCAGCGACACCGTGAGCGGATCGCCCGGCTCACCTCCGGGGACAGCCTGGCGCTGCCCCCGGAGGTGGTCGAGTATCTCAACCGGCTGCGGGCGCTCGGGGTCGACGAGCGGATCGTCCAGGCCGAGCGTGACGGCTGGATCCCGTTGGCCGCGCACTCACCCGCGCGGGTCCCGGAGTGGATGGCACGCAAGCGGGAGCAGATCGACGACCCGCGGCTCGTCGACTTCTACCTCACCCTGAGCCAGGCTCTCGATCGATCCGACGACGACCCGCGGCTGGTCGAGCTGGCCGACAAGCTGGCCGCCTACATCACGCGTATGGCCGACGAGCGGGGCGAGGACTATGTCGACGACACCGATATCGAGTCACCGCTTGTCAAGCTGATGGACACGCTGGCGTTCGACACTGTGCCGCCGGCGCGTCGGCTGATCGAGCTGCTGAAGCGGCGAGGCTGGACAGGCTGGACCAAGCTCGAGCGCGTGGACCCCACGCCGGGTGCGGCTCCCCGGTAG
- a CDS encoding alpha/beta fold hydrolase translates to MNTSVMASRRGRRRSRPGSRRLRVCGHQIAAALDPDAGSISQHGGMTTETSAMEAVGPRKSYGEHDDDGERAERGDKTMQRFTIHHDGVTIPVSRDGQGRPLVLCPGLNSTQADLRELAELLRRDHDVVTFDLRGHGLASAADRYSFDAFLSDLVAVMAELGNLGLPAAPVLVGYSMGADLAVHYASEYPDTVAELVLIDGANPVPEPFITDAVLPAFRAMWEDMATQQQAERGTARQVLLTAQEILDLNLELDVIRSEILDRYRKVDRPISMIMSTSMAGDSGEGPAPRFNQNWRAGVERLVREHPHIATTWLDADHQLVFTHAPEIAQIIRSAEGPADRATS, encoded by the coding sequence ATGAACACGTCGGTGATGGCCAGCCGCAGGGGGCGGCGTAGGTCGCGGCCCGGAAGCCGGCGGCTGCGGGTGTGCGGACATCAGATCGCTGCGGCGCTTGACCCTGACGCAGGGTCAATCTCTCAGCATGGTGGCATGACCACGGAAACCAGTGCAATGGAGGCCGTCGGACCGCGCAAGTCGTACGGCGAGCACGACGATGATGGAGAGCGGGCCGAGAGGGGCGACAAGACGATGCAGCGCTTCACGATCCACCATGACGGTGTCACGATCCCGGTGTCTCGCGACGGACAGGGACGACCACTGGTCCTGTGCCCTGGGCTGAACTCGACCCAGGCCGACCTGCGTGAGCTGGCCGAGCTGCTGCGGCGCGACCACGACGTAGTGACCTTCGACCTGCGGGGCCATGGCCTCGCCTCGGCCGCCGACCGGTACTCCTTCGACGCCTTCCTCAGCGATCTGGTCGCAGTGATGGCGGAGCTGGGCAACCTCGGCCTGCCCGCAGCGCCCGTGCTGGTGGGCTACTCGATGGGCGCTGACCTGGCCGTGCACTATGCCTCCGAGTATCCTGACACCGTCGCCGAGCTTGTTCTCATCGACGGGGCGAACCCGGTGCCCGAACCGTTCATCACCGATGCCGTCCTGCCGGCGTTCCGCGCCATGTGGGAGGATATGGCGACGCAGCAGCAGGCCGAGCGGGGCACCGCGCGTCAGGTGTTGCTCACCGCCCAGGAGATTCTCGACCTGAACCTCGAGCTCGATGTGATTCGGTCCGAGATTCTCGACCGGTACAGGAAGGTCGACCGGCCCATCAGCATGATCATGTCGACCTCGATGGCCGGCGACAGCGGCGAAGGGCCCGCGCCCCGGTTCAACCAGAACTGGCGCGCCGGCGTCGAGCGGCTCGTCCGCGAGCACCCGCACATCGCCACCACCTGGCTCGACGCCGACCATCAGCTGGTCTTCACCCATGCCCCGGAAATCGCCCAGATCATCCGTAGTGCAGAAGGCCCAGCCGACCGGGCGACCTCTTAA
- a CDS encoding TetR-like C-terminal domain-containing protein encodes MTIRHPTKDDLLMAALEHARAPDMDTAPAGQSIDELTSSIAELLSRPRFRTLMARVIGASIDYPKLVTAYTERYLQPRLNALAQIAQQAIDAGHLPPDTDPSVIQDILASSIGSVLLQDAEDVSAAQLERRLRILLHHIGYQP; translated from the coding sequence GTGACCATCCGGCACCCGACCAAAGACGACCTCCTGATGGCCGCGTTGGAGCACGCCCGCGCCCCCGACATGGACACCGCCCCGGCCGGGCAGTCGATCGACGAACTCACCTCCTCCATCGCCGAACTCCTCAGCCGCCCCCGCTTCCGCACACTGATGGCACGCGTCATCGGCGCCTCGATCGACTACCCGAAACTGGTGACCGCCTACACCGAGCGCTACCTGCAGCCCCGGCTGAACGCCCTGGCGCAGATCGCGCAGCAGGCCATCGACGCCGGTCACCTCCCACCAGACACCGACCCGAGCGTCATCCAGGACATCCTGGCCAGCTCGATCGGATCCGTCCTGCTCCAGGATGCGGAAGACGTGAGCGCAGCACAGCTCGAGCGCCGGCTGCGGATCCTGTTGCACCACATCGGATACCAGCCTTGA
- a CDS encoding IS3 family transposase (programmed frameshift) — protein MAMKSYPPEFKADAVALYLSDPERTLASVAEDLGISRETLRNWVRQAQADGSAGAKERGPARKPARGALSSDDVLEKENKQLKARIRELETERDILRRAAKYFAGRDQLVSRFQFVADHRGAFGVKRLCRVLKVSRSGFYRWCKAAPARAERAAADAALAEEIRHIHGEFDGTYGSPRVTAELRARGRRVNHKRVARVMRRCGIVGLHLRKKVRTTVPEPSRQKVPDLIWRDFTAPSPNHRYVGDITYLPVGDGRFLYLATVLDLGSRRLAGWSIADHMRTELVSDALRAAAATRGSLDGAIFHTDHGAQYTSAEFAKVCAELGVRQSMGAVGTSADNAAAEAFNATLKRETLQGTKRWSSAREARLAVFKWITRYNTRRRHSTLGYLSPIDYEQQTIDRVLLTA, from the exons GTGGCGATGAAGTCGTATCCGCCGGAGTTCAAGGCGGATGCCGTCGCTTTGTACCTGTCCGATCCGGAACGGACGCTGGCCTCGGTGGCTGAGGACCTGGGGATCAGCCGGGAGACGCTGCGCAACTGGGTGCGTCAGGCGCAGGCGGATGGCAGCGCGGGGGCGAAGGAGCGGGGCCCGGCGAGGAAGCCGGCGCGTGGCGCGCTATCGTCCGACGACGTGCTGGAAAAGGAGAATAAGCAGCTCAAGGCCCGCATCCGGGAGCTGGAGACGGAGCGCGACATCCTGCGCCGGGCGGCCAAATATTTCGCGG GGAGAGACCAACTGGTGAGCCGCTTCCAGTTCGTCGCCGATCATCGAGGCGCCTTCGGCGTCAAGCGGCTGTGCCGGGTGCTGAAGGTGTCCCGCTCGGGGTTCTACCGGTGGTGCAAGGCGGCGCCGGCCCGGGCGGAGCGGGCTGCGGCCGATGCCGCACTCGCCGAGGAGATCAGGCACATCCATGGTGAGTTCGACGGCACCTACGGCAGTCCGCGCGTCACCGCCGAGCTGCGCGCCCGGGGACGCAGGGTCAACCATAAGCGGGTGGCGCGGGTGATGCGCCGTTGCGGCATCGTCGGACTGCACCTGCGCAAGAAGGTGCGCACCACGGTGCCCGAGCCGTCCCGGCAGAAGGTGCCCGACCTGATATGGCGGGACTTCACCGCGCCCTCCCCGAATCATCGCTACGTCGGCGACATCACCTACCTGCCTGTCGGCGACGGCCGGTTCCTCTACTTGGCCACCGTGCTGGACCTGGGCTCACGCCGGCTGGCGGGCTGGTCGATCGCCGATCACATGCGCACCGAGCTGGTGAGTGACGCGTTGCGGGCCGCCGCCGCGACGCGGGGCAGCTTGGACGGGGCGATCTTTCACACCGATCACGGGGCGCAATACACCTCGGCCGAGTTCGCCAAGGTCTGCGCCGAGCTCGGTGTGCGCCAGTCCATGGGAGCGGTTGGCACCAGCGCCGACAACGCCGCCGCGGAAGCGTTCAATGCCACTCTCAAACGCGAGACGCTGCAAGGGACCAAGCGCTGGTCCTCGGCACGTGAGGCCCGCCTGGCGGTCTTCAAGTGGATCACCCGCTACAACACCCGCAGGAGACATTCCACCCTGGGCTACCTCAGCCCGATCGACTACGAACAGCAGACCATCGATAGAGTGCTGCTCACCGCATAA